The DNA window TCACCTCCGCCCCCGGCGCCCGCACCTTGAGTTCCAGCGCGAAGTCGGCGGTGCCGGTCGCCACGTCCAGCACCCGCCGGGGGGTCAGCGCCAGCGCCTCCTGCGCGGCGGCGCGGCGCCAGCCCCGGTCCACCCCGAGGCTCAGCACCCGGTTCAGCAGGTCGTAACGGGGCGCGATGCTGGCGAACATGTCCCGCACGTCCTGGGCCTTGTCCTGCCTGTCGCCCACGGGCGGCCGGTTCGTCATGGAGCCGATGATAGAGGGGAGGCGCCGGGACAGACGGGAAGCGTTACGTCAGTCTGAGCAGCCCGGCCGGGGTGGGCGTGAAGCCGCACGCCGCGTAGAAGCCGTGCAGGTGCGGCTCGTAGTCCACGTGCAGCCACTCCACCCCGCCGTGCTCCCGCGCGGCCTGCGCGGCCCGCCGCACCAGCTCCCCGCCGACGCCGCGCCGCTGCGCCGCCGGATGCACCGTCGTGTCGAGCAGGAAGGCGTGCGCGCCCCCGTCCCACGCGACGTTCACGAAGCCCACCAGGGCGTCGCCGTCGTGGGCGGTGATCCACGTCAGGGAGTGCTCCAGCACGGCCCGCCACGCCGCGCCGTCGTCATGTCCGCCCCACGCGGCTCGCCGGAGTGCGCCCAGCGCGGTCAGGTCGGGCCACGCGCGCACGCGGTAGGTGATCAGGAGATGATCCCCAGCGACCGCCCGACCTCGGCGTAGGCCTCCAGGGCGTGGTCCAGGTCGTCCCGCGTGTGCTCGGCGGTCACGATGTTGCGGATCCGCGCCAGGCCGCGCGGCACCGTCGGGAAGCCCAGGCCGACCGCGAACACGCCCCGGTCGAACAGCCGGCGGCTCGCCTCGAACGCGGCCGGCGCCTCCCCGAAGATGACGGGCGTGATCGGCGTGGTGCTGCCGAAGGTGTCGAAGCCCAGGCCCTGCAGCTCGGTCTTGAAGTACCGGGTGTTGTCCCACAGGCGTTCCATCAGTGTGGGGTCGCGCTGCACCTCGGTCAGCGCGGCGCTCAGTGCCCCGACGGTGGCGGGCGCCTGCGCGGTCGAGAACAGGTAGGGCCGGGCGCGGTTGATCAGCAGCTCGCGCAGGTCCGCGTGCCCGGCCGCGTAGCCGCCCACGCCGCCCCACGCCTTGCTCAGCGTACCCACCTGGATCACGTCGTCGGCGTCTTCAAGGCCGTAGTGGTGCACGGTGCCGCGTCCCTGCGCGCCCAGCACGCCGCTGCCGTGCGCGTCGTCCACGTACGTGACCGCGCCGTACCGCCGGGCGACCTCCACCAGTCGGTCCAGCGGCGCCACATCGCCGTCCATGGAGAACACGCCGTCGGTCACGACGAGTTTCAGGCCGTCCGTGTCGTTCTCCCGCAGCAGGCGCTCCAGGTCAGCCGGGTCGGCGTGCTTGTAGACCCTCTTCGTCGCCTTGGTCAGGCGCAGGCCGTCAATGATGCTGGCGTGGTTCAGCTCGTCGCTGATCACCACGTCCCCCTCGCGCAGCAGGGCGCCCAGCACGCCCTGGTTGGTGGTGAAGCCGCTGTGCAGCACCAGGGCGCTGCCGGTGTGCTTGAACTCGGCCAGTTGGGCCTCGAACTCCTCATGGATGCGGAGCGTTCCCGCAATCGTTCGCACCGCGCCGGCCCCGGCCCCCCACGCCTCCAGGTACTCGGCGGCCTTGGCCCTCAGGGCCGGGTGGTCCGCGAAGCCCAGGTAGTTGTTGCTGGCGAGGTTCACGACCTCCCGCCCGTCCACGCGCGTGCGGGCGCGGCTGGCGCTGTCCAGCACGCGCGGGTGGATCAGCAGCCCCTGGTCGCGCAGGCTGCCCAGGTCGGCACTCAGACGGTCGGACAGGGACGTCGGCATATCGGCAGTGTAGGGTCGCCCCGGCCGCCATGTCCGTGAGGGGAGGACGCCGGACCGGAGCCTAGCCCCCGGCGAGTTCCCTGCGGGCCGCGAGGACGATCTCCTCGTTGGTGTGGGCATGCCCGGCGATGCCCCAGCCGCCGTCCGGCGATTCGGACAGCGTGACCCACGTGCGCGCGGCGAGGGTGTCGTCCCCGGCGGCCTGCGCGACGAGCCGCGTGAGATCGGTCACCACGCCGAGCTGCTTGGCGCGGTCGAGCGTGCCCACCGGCGTGAGCACGTGCACGCGCACCATGCGGCGGTCTCCGCCGGCCGTGCCGAAGGCGTCCGGGTCGAGTTCATGGATGAAGGCGGCGGTGTTGTCGCGGAACAGGGCCAGATCCGGTACGCCCTCCCATCGCATGACGGCCTGCGAGAGGGCGACGGCGAGGGCGTGCTTGTCGGCGAACAGTCCGGCGGGCGCGGTGACATCGATCATGGGCATGGTGGGTCTCCTGGAATGGGGCGGGGCTGTGAGGTGGGGGGACGGAGATCAGGTGCCCTCGTTCGCCGGCCGGGCCGCCGCGGCGCCTGCCGGGCTCGACAGCCCGATCCACACGCCGGCCGCGCCCGCGAGCACCACCGCGCCGATCACGACGGCCGCGCTGTGCAGGCCGGCCAGGAAGCCCACGCTGCCGTCGCCGCTGCGGGCGATCAGGGCGCCCCACGTGGCAATGCCGAGGGCGACGCCCATCTGCCGCATGGCGGCGAGGACGCTGGAGGCCTGACTGGCCTGTGCGGCCGGGGCGCTGCTGACCGTGGCGGTCGTCAGGGCGCTGTTCGCGAAGCCGGTGCCCACGCCCATGACGAAAAACTCGGCGGCCAGGATCACCGGGGACGCGCCCACGCGCAGGCCCAGCACCAGCAGCAGGCCCACGCCGATCAGGGCCAGGCCGCCCGCTCCGACCCCGCGCACGCCGATGCGTGAGACCAGCCGCCCGCCGAGCGGGGACGCCACACCGATCCCGATGGGAAACAGCGCGGTGATGAGGCCGGCGCGCGTGGCGGAGACGTGCTCGACGCCCTGGAGAAACAGCGTGATGAACACCAGCAGCCCGAACGGCCCGAACGACGCGACGAGCGAGCCGACGTTCGCGGTGGTGAACGCCCGGTGGCGGAACAGGGTCAGGTCCACCAGCGGGTGGGGACTGCGGCCCTCCACGGCCACGAACAGGGCGGCGGCGAGCAGGGCCGTACCCACGCAGGCGAGCACCGGCGCGGAACTCCAGCCCAGCACGTTGCCCTGGGACAGGCCGTAGGCGAGCGTGGCGAGGGCCGTAACCGCCAAGATCACGCCGGGAACGTCGATGGGCCGGGGCCGGGGCGGCGCCAGTTCGCGGGTGCGCCGGGCCGTGAAGAGCAGCGTGCCCAGCGCTGTCGCGGCCACCGTCCAGAACACGGCGGCGGAGCCGAGCGTGTCGATGATGGTGCCGCCCAGCAGAGGGCCCACGGCGATGCCCAGTCCAGACACGCCCGCCCACAGGCCGATGGCGCGGGCACGGGCGGCGCCGTCGGTGAAGGCCAGCGTGAGCAGCACCAGGGTCGCGGGCTGGATCACGGCGGAGCTGAGTCCTTGGAGGGCCCGTCCGGCCAGGATCACGCCGAAGCTGGGGGCCAGGGCGCTGATGGTGGCGCCGACCACGCCGAGCGTGAGCCCGGCCAGCAGCACGCGCCGGAACCCGAAGCGGTCACCCAGCAGGCCGCCCGCCAGCAGCATGGCCGCGAAGACGATGTTGTACACGTTCGCCACCCACGGCACGTCGTGCGCTCCCACGCCGAAGACGCGCCCCAGCGTGGGCAGCGCTGGATTCACGATGGACACGTTCAGCATGACCACGATCACCGCCAGGGAACTGGCCGTCAGGGTGGCCCGCTGGAGCGATGCAGAATCGGCGCGGGGAGCGGTCATGCCCCAGAGTATGATGACCATCATATAAATGGAAGGGGGAGGCGGCCACGGCAGGGCGGCCCATCCCAGATGCAGGATGGGCCGCCGTCCGTCAGGAGATCTAGCCGGTGCCGGGCGTGTGCCGGCGCATCAGTTCGTCGCGGGTGGCCTTCAGTACCTCGTCACTCAGAGCCGGGTCGCACACGGCGCGCGACAGGGCCAGCGCGCCCACCATGCCGGCCAGGGTCGCTAGGGCGTCGGCACGGCGGGCCGCCGCATCCGGCGCCGTGGACAGCTCACTCATGTCGGCGATCAGGCGTTCCAGCGAGGCGGTCAGGGCGCCGCGCACCGCCTGCGGCTGCCGGGCCACCTCGCCGCTCAGGGCGGGCAGGACGCAGCCGGTGGCCGGATGGTCGCGGTGCGCGCGGTTGACGTACCCTCGCACGACGCCTGCCAGTCCCTCGCCGGCCTCGCGGGCGGCCTGGACCCGTGGATGCACGGCGGCGTCTAGGCCGCCCGCGAGCACCTCGCCCACGAGTTCGTCCTTGCTCTGAAAATGCGCGTAGAACCCGCCGTGGGTGAGGCCCGCCTTGCCCATCACCCGGGCGACGCCGACGCCGTCGATGCCCTCGGTCTTGAAGGCCTCGGTGGCCGCCTGCACGATCCGCTCGCGCGTGTGTTGACGATGGTCCTTCGGGTAGCGTGCCACGCTGCATCCTCCCGGAACCTCGGCGTTCCGTCGACCTGCCGTTCAGGTCAGGCCCCCCAGTGTATGACGACCGTCATACCATGACCGTGACGCGTTCCGGCGTCACCCGCCCACGTGCACGATCGGCCGGCGGTCCCGGTCGGGTTCGGCGCGCCGCAGGATCTCGCGCGTCAGGGGCGGCACGTCGCCGCGCCCGCCGATCACGAAATCCAGCGCCAGGGGCAGCGGGCTCTGCTCGGACCAGCGCATGTACACCTGCGGCGGCGCGCCCTTGCCGCGCAGGTGCAGCATCACCGCCGCAATCGTGTTCGGCACGCTGGAGCCCGTCGCCTTGAGCACTCCGTATGCCCCCACTTGAAAGCCCGTGACCTCCACCACGTCGGTGAACTCGCTCGCGTCGTCGACCTCGACCTCCAGGAAGATGAACGGCTGCTCAGGCGGCAGGTGCACCATCTGGCGCACGCGCATCTCCTGCTTGCGGTACTCCTCCTCCGAAGAGCGGCCTGGGTAGTGCGACACCAGCCGCAGAGGCCGGATCGGGGACGCCTTGAGCAGCCGGATGGCCGATTCGTCGAGCTGCACGCTGCTGACCCGCAGCTCGAACGACCGCGACACCCGCGAGCTGATGCCCACCGCCAGCACCAGCACGATGAACAGCGCCGCGATGTACAGGCCCTGCGGGTTGCTGATCACTGTGACGGCGCTGGTGTACACGAAGATCGCGCTGATCACGCCGAAGGCCCACGCCCGGCCCCGCTGGCGTCGGCGCGCCGCACTCAGGGCCACCGCGACTGCCGCGCTGGTCATCATGGCGAGCACGCCCGTGGCGTAGGCGGCCGCCTGGTTGTCCACGTTCGCGCGGAACGCCAGGGTGACCACCACGCAGATCAGCACGAAGATCAGCACCAGCGGCCGGTGCACGCGGCTCCACTCCGGGGCCATGCCGTAGCGCGGCAGGTAGCGCGGCACGATGTTCAGCAGGCCCGCCATGGCCGACGCCCCCGCGAACCACAGGATGCCGATGGTGCTGACGTCGTAGGCCGTGCCCAGCAGCCCGCCCAGGTGCTCGTGCGCCAGGTACGCCAGGGCGCGGCCGTTCGCCTCACCGCCCGGCTGGAACAGCGGCGCGGGAATCAGCAGGGTCGTGACCACGCTGCTCGCGATCAGGAACACGCTCATCAGCAGCGCGGCCGTGGTGAGCAGGCGCTTGCCGTTGCGGATGCGCCCGACGGGCTCGGCCTCGGTGTCGCCCGGATCGCCCTTGATCAGCGGCATGACCACCACGCCCGTCTCGAAGCCCGACAGGCCCAGCGCCAGCTTCGGGAACACCAGCAGCGCCGCGCCGACCACGGCCAGCGGCGACGCGTACCCCTGCTGCAGCGCGCCCAGCCAGTCCCCGATCACGTGCGGCTGCGCGCCGATCATCGCGGCCGACTGGCCGATCACGACCGCGCTCAGGCCCAGGTACACCGCCACCAGCACCACCGCGATGCCGATCGCTTCCTTGAAGCCCTTGATGAACACCATGCCCAGCAGCAGGATCAGCAGCAGCGTCACCAGGATCTCGTGCCCGCCCACCAGCGGCTTCATGAACGGGTTTTCCGTGATGTGCGCCGCCGCGTCGGCCGCCGACAGCGTGATCGTGATGATGAAGCCCGTGGCCACGAAACCGATCAGGGTGAGCACCAGGAACTTGCCCGGCCAGTACGTGAGCAGGCGCTCCAGCATGCTGATCGAGCCGTCGCCGTGCGGGCTCTGTTCGGCCACGCGGCGGTACATCGGCAGCGCCCCGAATAGCGTGACCAGCACCAGCACCAGCGTGGCGATGGGCGACAGCGCGCCCGCCGCCAGCGCCGCGATGCCCGGCTGGTAGCCCAGCGTGGAGAAATAGTCCACGCCCGTCAGGCACATCACCTTCCACCACGGGTGCGTCTGGTGCCGGGCCTGCGCCTTCTTCTCGGGTTCGTAGAACCCCTCGGGCTCCTGAACGGGCTCGTCCTGCACCAGCCAACGGGAGACGTCCTCGATGATGGGGTGGGGCGCACGCTTGGCAGAAGGCATTCCGAGCACAGTATCCACCCCCGCTGCGCGCCATGTGGTGCGCCTCCATAGGGGGGAGCCGGGCGGGGACAGCCGGCCAGACAGCGCGAGAACCGGGAGCAGCCGCGCGAGGCCCTCCCGGTTGCCCCACCGATGCTTACTGGCTGGTTTCGGGCGTGGGCAGGTGCAGGGTCGTGCGGTACACGGCGCTGCTGCTCAGCGTGCGCTGGTACGTGGCCGTGTCGCGCGGCAGGAACACGTAGTGCTCGGCGCGCGACCAGCCGCTGCTCAGCGTCCAGGTCTGGTGCATGTTCGGCTCGGCCGTCGTGAAGTCCACCGTGACCGCCGCGCTGGCATACGCCACCCGGTCGTGGCTCAGCAGGGCCAGATTTTCGCCTGCGTCGCGCGTGCCGTTGGTGTTCTTGTCCTGCCACATCAGCCAGTGCAGCAGCAGCACTTTCGTGCCGGCCGGGCTGACCGTCGGGGTGCCCACCACGCCCGCCGGCAGCAGCGTCTCGACCGGTACCGCCTGCGACGCCGTGGCCGTCCACTTGGCCGGATCGACCGGGACCGAGGTGTTTCCGACCGGCACGCCGATCTGGTACACGCTCGTGCCGCTGTCGGTCAGCAGGTTCAGGTACGCGTTCGCCGGCGCGGCCGGGAAGCGCACCTCCGCTCCGGTCGGCAGCGGCGGCCGGCCACCATCTGGCGTGGCCGGCGCCGCGCTACACGCCATCAGCCCCAGGGGCAGCAGCCCCAGCACGCCCGTCATCAGCACCCGTTTCATTTCAACCCCCCGCGGACACCCATGCTCGTCAGGCGGTCACTGTCCACATGCATGCGGATCGCGATGCCCAGGTCCGCCGTGGGCACCGAGTTCATGCTCACCACGTACCGGTCCGGTGTGGCCGTGGGCTGCAGCACCTCGTGCCGCACCAGGCTCCAGCCGTTCGTCCGCGTGCCCGACTCGGTGGACCGGCTGTCCGGGCTGGTGAACGAGTACGTG is part of the Deinococcus metalli genome and encodes:
- a CDS encoding GNAT family N-acetyltransferase produces the protein MRAWPDLTALGALRRAAWGGHDDGAAWRAVLEHSLTWITAHDGDALVGFVNVAWDGGAHAFLLDTTVHPAAQRRGVGGELVRRAAQAAREHGGVEWLHVDYEPHLHGFYAACGFTPTPAGLLRLT
- a CDS encoding glycine C-acetyltransferase, which encodes MPTSLSDRLSADLGSLRDQGLLIHPRVLDSASRARTRVDGREVVNLASNNYLGFADHPALRAKAAEYLEAWGAGAGAVRTIAGTLRIHEEFEAQLAEFKHTGSALVLHSGFTTNQGVLGALLREGDVVISDELNHASIIDGLRLTKATKRVYKHADPADLERLLRENDTDGLKLVVTDGVFSMDGDVAPLDRLVEVARRYGAVTYVDDAHGSGVLGAQGRGTVHHYGLEDADDVIQVGTLSKAWGGVGGYAAGHADLRELLINRARPYLFSTAQAPATVGALSAALTEVQRDPTLMERLWDNTRYFKTELQGLGFDTFGSTTPITPVIFGEAPAAFEASRRLFDRGVFAVGLGFPTVPRGLARIRNIVTAEHTRDDLDHALEAYAEVGRSLGIIS
- a CDS encoding tautomerase family protein, with the protein product MPMIDVTAPAGLFADKHALAVALSQAVMRWEGVPDLALFRDNTAAFIHELDPDAFGTAGGDRRMVRVHVLTPVGTLDRAKQLGVVTDLTRLVAQAAGDDTLAARTWVTLSESPDGGWGIAGHAHTNEEIVLAARRELAGG
- a CDS encoding MFS transporter, with protein sequence MTAPRADSASLQRATLTASSLAVIVVMLNVSIVNPALPTLGRVFGVGAHDVPWVANVYNIVFAAMLLAGGLLGDRFGFRRVLLAGLTLGVVGATISALAPSFGVILAGRALQGLSSAVIQPATLVLLTLAFTDGAARARAIGLWAGVSGLGIAVGPLLGGTIIDTLGSAAVFWTVAATALGTLLFTARRTRELAPPRPRPIDVPGVILAVTALATLAYGLSQGNVLGWSSAPVLACVGTALLAAALFVAVEGRSPHPLVDLTLFRHRAFTTANVGSLVASFGPFGLLVFITLFLQGVEHVSATRAGLITALFPIGIGVASPLGGRLVSRIGVRGVGAGGLALIGVGLLLVLGLRVGASPVILAAEFFVMGVGTGFANSALTTATVSSAPAAQASQASSVLAAMRQMGVALGIATWGALIARSGDGSVGFLAGLHSAAVVIGAVVLAGAAGVWIGLSSPAGAAAARPANEGT
- a CDS encoding TetR/AcrR family transcriptional regulator → MARYPKDHRQHTRERIVQAATEAFKTEGIDGVGVARVMGKAGLTHGGFYAHFQSKDELVGEVLAGGLDAAVHPRVQAAREAGEGLAGVVRGYVNRAHRDHPATGCVLPALSGEVARQPQAVRGALTASLERLIADMSELSTAPDAAARRADALATLAGMVGALALSRAVCDPALSDEVLKATRDELMRRHTPGTG
- a CDS encoding amino acid transporter, yielding MPSAKRAPHPIIEDVSRWLVQDEPVQEPEGFYEPEKKAQARHQTHPWWKVMCLTGVDYFSTLGYQPGIAALAAGALSPIATLVLVLVTLFGALPMYRRVAEQSPHGDGSISMLERLLTYWPGKFLVLTLIGFVATGFIITITLSAADAAAHITENPFMKPLVGGHEILVTLLLILLLGMVFIKGFKEAIGIAVVLVAVYLGLSAVVIGQSAAMIGAQPHVIGDWLGALQQGYASPLAVVGAALLVFPKLALGLSGFETGVVVMPLIKGDPGDTEAEPVGRIRNGKRLLTTAALLMSVFLIASSVVTTLLIPAPLFQPGGEANGRALAYLAHEHLGGLLGTAYDVSTIGILWFAGASAMAGLLNIVPRYLPRYGMAPEWSRVHRPLVLIFVLICVVVTLAFRANVDNQAAAYATGVLAMMTSAAVAVALSAARRRQRGRAWAFGVISAIFVYTSAVTVISNPQGLYIAALFIVLVLAVGISSRVSRSFELRVSSVQLDESAIRLLKASPIRPLRLVSHYPGRSSEEEYRKQEMRVRQMVHLPPEQPFIFLEVEVDDASEFTDVVEVTGFQVGAYGVLKATGSSVPNTIAAVMLHLRGKGAPPQVYMRWSEQSPLPLALDFVIGGRGDVPPLTREILRRAEPDRDRRPIVHVGG